A single Aminobacterium mobile DSM 12262 DNA region contains:
- the queD gene encoding 6-carboxytetrahydropterin synthase QueD, which produces MFLKKEFTFDAAHNLVHYKGKCEKLHGHTYRLVVTIEGTPDHEGMVIDFCELSSLVKERVLSRLDHSYINDFIPQPTAENIALWVWNQLEEVLRYPHCCLVEIEVWETATSGVILRKEDVYA; this is translated from the coding sequence ATGTTTCTGAAGAAGGAATTCACCTTCGATGCAGCTCATAACTTGGTTCACTATAAAGGGAAGTGCGAGAAGCTCCATGGGCATACATACCGCCTTGTTGTGACTATAGAGGGAACTCCAGATCACGAAGGGATGGTTATAGATTTTTGTGAACTCTCGTCTCTTGTTAAGGAACGAGTGCTTTCCCGTCTCGATCATTCGTATATTAACGATTTTATTCCTCAGCCTACGGCAGAAAATATTGCCTTGTGGGTGTGGAACCAGTTAGAGGAAGTGTTACGCTACCCACATTGTTGTCTTGTTGAGATAGAGGTCTGGGAGACGGCTACCAGTGGCGTTATTCTGAGAAAGGAAGATGTCTATGCGTGA
- the folE2 gene encoding GTP cyclohydrolase FolE2 yields the protein MRDVQSERDSRRIPIDLVGIKDLSYPIVVLDREQKEQHTVANVSMAVSLPEHYRGTHMSRFIEVLEEFQGKVTLSQMEHITEHLRQTLRADRAEITFQFPYFIRRHAPVTKIPSYSRYDVIFWAQKDSSFDLITTVIVPVQTLCPCSREISEFGAHNQRARIEVAARMKNFVWIEELVEIAERCGSAPLHSLLKREDEKYVTEQAYQNAKFVEDVLRDTALELEAESRISWYRVRVVSSESIHNHDAFAELERHVSG from the coding sequence ATGCGTGATGTGCAGAGCGAGCGAGACTCTCGTCGTATCCCTATCGACCTTGTAGGAATAAAAGATTTATCATACCCTATTGTTGTTTTGGATAGAGAGCAGAAAGAGCAACATACAGTAGCCAATGTTTCTATGGCTGTTTCTCTTCCAGAACATTATAGGGGGACCCATATGAGTCGGTTTATTGAAGTTCTTGAGGAGTTTCAGGGGAAAGTGACTCTTTCTCAAATGGAGCACATTACGGAACACCTTCGACAGACACTTCGTGCCGATCGGGCCGAGATAACTTTCCAGTTCCCTTATTTTATCCGACGCCATGCACCTGTAACGAAAATCCCCAGCTATTCTCGTTATGATGTCATTTTTTGGGCACAGAAAGATTCATCTTTTGATCTTATCACTACTGTTATTGTGCCTGTACAGACCTTGTGCCCCTGTTCGAGGGAAATCTCTGAATTTGGAGCTCATAACCAACGTGCTCGAATTGAAGTAGCGGCGCGTATGAAAAACTTTGTATGGATAGAAGAACTTGTAGAAATTGCTGAAAGGTGCGGTTCTGCGCCTCTCCATTCGTTATTGAAGCGTGAGGATGAAAAGTATGTAACTGAACAAGCGTACCAGAATGCAAAGTTTGTAGAGGATGTTCTTCGTGATACAGCGTTGGAACTAGAGGCAGAGTCTCGAATTTCTTGGTACCGGGTACGAGTGGTGAGCTCTGAAAGCATTCATAATCACGATGCTTTCGCTGAACTGGAGAGACATGTATCAGGCTAA
- a CDS encoding 2-hydroxyacid dehydrogenase, with the protein MHILFAGKSFLRLWDLLLPAFQGHEMDVADDLDLKDKLPWADVLIIRPMSVTYELLSKAPRLKMVQQWGVGVEGLDIEACTKLGIFACNIPSRGTGNAEGVAEIALLHMMLLARRYARSQEKISEGKIFTPPGITLWGKRACVVGLGNLGHCVVERLIALGMSVVGVNRTYRPEFREWGIESFYPLAEMEKALPGCHFVVVTLGLTSETQNSIAEPFFYAMDRNAFFINVARGGLVIREAFEKAIEEEWIAGAGLDVFWTEPPLVTDPILHHPRITVTPHIGGVTDASLKGALHFVAGNVEKLTKGEIPLSCLNRKTLLTKEGVAETDEL; encoded by the coding sequence ATGCATATACTTTTTGCGGGGAAATCATTTTTACGATTATGGGATCTTTTGCTCCCAGCCTTTCAGGGACATGAGATGGATGTGGCAGATGATTTGGATCTGAAAGACAAGCTTCCGTGGGCGGATGTCCTCATTATTCGTCCTATGAGTGTAACGTACGAGCTTCTCAGTAAGGCTCCCCGTTTAAAAATGGTACAGCAGTGGGGAGTGGGAGTGGAGGGGCTTGATATAGAAGCATGTACCAAGTTGGGAATTTTTGCGTGTAATATTCCTTCCAGGGGGACTGGCAATGCGGAAGGGGTGGCGGAAATAGCCTTACTCCATATGATGCTTTTAGCGAGGAGATATGCTCGATCCCAGGAAAAAATATCGGAAGGGAAAATCTTTACTCCTCCAGGTATAACTCTTTGGGGAAAGAGGGCATGTGTCGTAGGACTGGGGAATTTAGGGCACTGTGTAGTGGAACGTCTTATAGCTTTGGGAATGTCTGTGGTGGGGGTTAACCGAACGTATCGTCCTGAGTTTCGAGAGTGGGGAATTGAAAGTTTCTACCCTCTAGCGGAAATGGAAAAAGCCCTTCCCGGATGTCATTTTGTAGTGGTAACCCTAGGGCTGACTTCAGAAACGCAAAATAGTATAGCTGAACCTTTCTTTTACGCCATGGACCGCAATGCTTTTTTTATTAATGTGGCTCGTGGGGGATTAGTTATACGAGAGGCCTTCGAGAAGGCTATAGAGGAAGAATGGATTGCAGGAGCAGGGTTAGATGTGTTTTGGACAGAACCTCCGTTAGTGACTGACCCTATCCTTCATCATCCTCGCATTACTGTCACTCCTCATATAGGCGGGGTAACTGATGCCTCCTTGAAGGGGGCTTTACATTTTGTTGCGGGGAATGTGGAAAAACTAACGAAAGGAGAGATTCCGCTCTCCTGCCTTAACAGAAAGACACTTCTTACAAAAGAGGGCGTAGCTGAGACAGATGAATTATAG
- a CDS encoding YggS family pyridoxal phosphate-dependent enzyme, which translates to MVEQDIQKNIESIRIKIEESARLSGRSGKDVTLIAVTKTRSVEEMVFAIQHGGISAIGENRVQEALEKKKQWPEDVEVEWHLIGHLQRNKARKALESFHMIQSVDSISLADTLQRICSEENRSIPILLEVNTSGEESKHGVAPEQAETLLEHVQETCPLLSLKGFMTVGPLTEDEMSIRKAFASLRELRDRLEVSSGLPLQELSMGMSGDFGWAIEEGSTMVRVGSAIFGARSY; encoded by the coding sequence ATGGTAGAGCAGGATATTCAAAAAAACATAGAATCTATACGAATTAAAATTGAAGAAAGTGCTCGCTTAAGCGGGCGGAGCGGAAAAGATGTTACATTAATAGCAGTAACGAAAACACGTTCAGTAGAAGAGATGGTCTTTGCCATACAGCACGGGGGAATCTCGGCTATTGGAGAAAATAGGGTTCAAGAAGCCTTGGAAAAGAAAAAGCAGTGGCCAGAAGATGTTGAAGTAGAGTGGCATCTTATCGGTCATTTACAGAGAAATAAAGCTCGTAAAGCCTTGGAATCTTTTCATATGATTCAATCTGTAGATTCCATTTCTCTTGCGGATACATTACAACGTATCTGTTCTGAAGAGAATAGAAGTATCCCCATTTTGCTGGAAGTGAACACATCTGGGGAAGAGTCAAAACATGGCGTAGCACCAGAACAGGCAGAAACTCTGCTTGAACATGTTCAAGAGACGTGCCCTCTACTCTCTTTAAAGGGATTTATGACAGTTGGTCCACTTACTGAAGATGAAATGTCAATACGGAAAGCCTTCGCTTCTTTACGGGAACTTCGTGATCGCTTGGAAGTTTCAAGTGGTCTTCCTTTACAGGAACTTTCTATGGGAATGAGCGGAGATTTTGGGTGGGCTATAGAGGAAGGAAGTACCATGGTTCGCGTTGGGTCGGCTATTTTCGGGGCCCGATCGTATTGA
- the sepF gene encoding cell division protein SepF, producing the protein MFERLMAILGLAEYDYDEEGMTGSPDSPSVQAEEDLEERQSRVLKTPPVQAQVVLCRGNLCLDRREELGEALHKGQMVIVDLRNMDRDVGQSVLDFLCGVAFAMRGDVARISPGVFVASPRKGIVEEWKEEHRA; encoded by the coding sequence ATGTTCGAGCGCCTCATGGCGATACTCGGTCTTGCTGAATATGATTACGATGAAGAGGGAATGACCGGATCGCCAGACAGTCCTTCGGTTCAAGCCGAAGAGGATTTGGAGGAACGGCAGAGCAGGGTGTTAAAAACTCCTCCTGTCCAGGCTCAAGTGGTTTTATGTCGGGGGAATCTTTGTCTTGATCGCAGAGAAGAGCTGGGAGAGGCCCTTCATAAAGGGCAAATGGTTATCGTTGACCTCAGAAACATGGATCGCGATGTAGGGCAGAGCGTATTGGATTTTCTTTGTGGAGTAGCTTTTGCTATGCGTGGTGACGTGGCGAGAATATCTCCAGGAGTCTTTGTCGCCTCTCCACGAAAAGGGATTGTAGAGGAATGGAAGGAGGAACACCGTGCCTGA
- a CDS encoding DivIVA domain-containing protein yields MPELITALDVESKTFSRALRGYDPDQVDDFLDQIVETLRLMAEKTTDLERDIQRLEDQLKDYNNLKDTLQETLLMAQRSAEVKTEAAKQEADAIISEARAKGERIVFEAMNQRDAFRRDALRLQEMKRTFKSDMAALLSKYTSMLETLHEEETLEERQPE; encoded by the coding sequence GTGCCTGAGCTTATAACGGCGCTGGATGTAGAAAGTAAAACCTTTTCCAGAGCATTGAGGGGATATGATCCTGATCAGGTAGACGACTTCCTTGACCAGATAGTAGAAACACTTCGCCTTATGGCTGAAAAAACGACTGATCTGGAAAGGGATATTCAGCGTTTGGAAGACCAACTCAAAGACTATAACAACTTGAAAGACACATTACAGGAGACGCTCCTCATGGCTCAACGAAGCGCTGAGGTGAAGACAGAAGCTGCCAAACAGGAAGCTGATGCCATTATCTCTGAGGCACGGGCTAAAGGGGAACGTATTGTATTTGAAGCTATGAACCAGCGTGATGCTTTTAGGCGAGATGCTCTCAGACTTCAGGAAATGAAGCGTACTTTCAAAAGCGACATGGCCGCGTTGCTCTCTAAATACACCTCTATGCTCGAAACGTTGCATGAAGAGGAGACTCTTGAGGAGCGTCAGCCAGAGTGA
- the recG gene encoding ATP-dependent DNA helicase RecG — MREKDSTVSVRFVKGVGAVRERLLNRLNIRTVQDLLLYFPRRYEDRRGLTPLNSLEPGSTVSLIVRLVTMEKHRTLRAGLTLTRALFTDGRDFVHAVWFNRRGLERILTPGKEVALYGLVERRYGQMQVTNPEFEVLDEGEDPDSVGHIVPVYPLTLGLQQRWFRKLVRSCLEAEEFRPAEHLPAHICSKYNFPPLSDAVFEMHYPSAGAPWKAARDRLAFDEFFTLQVGLALRRGERSRLAEKAPLLPREGELKKRFLSDVIPYPLTSAQRRVVGEISSDLAQEIPMHRLLQGDVGSGKTVIAVLALLQAVEGGFQGAFMAPTEILAQQHFYRLSSYLTPLGVSVELLVGSLSSRDRQDALQRIERGEAHVVVGTHALFSDPVSFHKLALAVIDEQHRFGVLQKNALRNKGTQEGQAPHVLVMTATPIPRTLTLSVYGDLTVSIIDEMPPGRLPTKTWWLRKKETHRLWPFLRERHSEGEKMYWVCPLIEESESLAVASATERYEQICSIFPDIRAGLLHGQLPQEEKEATMRKFTAGEIDLLVATTVIEVGVDVSEATVMVVEDAHRFGLSQLHQLRGRVGRDGRQGYCILLGDPTTRGGVQRLKVMCATTDGFKIAEADLKLRGPGEVCGVRQHGITDFRVADLLKDRALLELARREAFDLVAEDPYLSQEPELYSHVLQTVGKYLDLAGIA; from the coding sequence GTGAGGGAAAAAGATTCCACAGTGTCTGTACGCTTCGTAAAAGGAGTGGGAGCTGTACGGGAGAGGCTCTTGAACCGCCTTAATATCAGGACGGTTCAGGATTTGTTGCTCTATTTCCCTCGCCGATATGAAGACAGGCGGGGCCTGACTCCTCTGAACAGCTTAGAGCCTGGCTCCACAGTATCTTTAATAGTCCGGCTTGTGACCATGGAAAAACATCGAACGTTGCGGGCAGGATTAACTCTTACTCGTGCCCTTTTTACAGATGGTCGGGATTTTGTACATGCAGTATGGTTTAATCGGAGAGGGTTAGAACGAATTCTGACACCAGGGAAGGAAGTCGCCTTGTATGGCCTGGTGGAGCGTCGTTATGGGCAAATGCAGGTGACGAATCCTGAATTTGAGGTGTTAGACGAGGGGGAAGATCCAGATTCTGTAGGGCATATAGTGCCAGTGTACCCTCTTACGTTGGGATTGCAACAGCGCTGGTTCAGGAAACTAGTCCGATCCTGTCTTGAGGCAGAAGAATTTCGCCCTGCAGAGCATTTGCCGGCTCATATCTGCTCAAAGTACAATTTTCCACCTCTTTCTGATGCTGTCTTTGAGATGCATTATCCTAGTGCAGGGGCTCCCTGGAAAGCAGCACGGGATCGCTTGGCTTTCGACGAGTTTTTTACTCTTCAAGTAGGATTAGCTCTTCGCCGTGGGGAACGATCCCGGTTGGCGGAGAAAGCACCTCTGTTGCCTCGTGAGGGTGAGTTAAAGAAGCGTTTTCTGTCAGACGTTATTCCCTACCCCTTAACGTCCGCCCAAAGGAGGGTGGTGGGGGAGATTTCCAGCGATCTCGCTCAGGAGATACCTATGCATCGACTCCTTCAAGGCGATGTGGGGTCGGGGAAAACTGTAATAGCAGTTTTAGCCCTGCTCCAAGCTGTGGAGGGAGGGTTTCAGGGAGCTTTTATGGCCCCTACCGAAATATTAGCTCAGCAACATTTCTATAGATTGTCTTCGTACCTAACTCCCTTAGGCGTATCAGTCGAGCTCTTAGTAGGCTCTCTTTCTTCACGGGATCGGCAGGATGCTTTACAAAGAATAGAAAGAGGAGAAGCCCATGTTGTTGTTGGAACCCACGCGCTCTTTTCCGATCCAGTCTCTTTTCATAAATTGGCATTAGCGGTTATAGATGAACAACATCGTTTTGGCGTCTTACAGAAAAACGCTCTTAGAAACAAAGGGACACAGGAAGGACAAGCTCCTCATGTATTAGTTATGACGGCTACTCCGATCCCTAGAACTCTCACACTTTCAGTATATGGTGATCTCACAGTATCTATTATCGATGAGATGCCCCCTGGCCGCCTCCCCACGAAGACATGGTGGCTTCGTAAAAAAGAGACCCATCGACTTTGGCCCTTTCTCAGGGAGCGACACAGTGAAGGGGAGAAAATGTATTGGGTCTGTCCGTTGATAGAAGAGAGCGAATCTTTAGCCGTTGCCTCTGCTACAGAACGATACGAGCAGATATGTTCCATCTTCCCTGATATAAGAGCAGGGTTGCTTCATGGCCAACTTCCTCAAGAGGAAAAAGAGGCTACAATGAGGAAGTTTACTGCTGGTGAAATCGATCTTCTTGTGGCTACCACTGTGATTGAAGTGGGGGTTGACGTTTCTGAGGCTACTGTTATGGTTGTTGAGGACGCTCATCGTTTTGGCCTTTCTCAGCTTCATCAGCTTCGGGGCAGAGTTGGACGTGATGGACGGCAAGGATATTGCATTCTCTTGGGAGATCCCACAACAAGAGGAGGCGTACAGCGTTTAAAGGTAATGTGTGCTACCACTGATGGATTTAAAATAGCTGAAGCAGATTTGAAACTTCGTGGTCCAGGAGAAGTTTGTGGGGTTCGACAACATGGAATTACTGATTTCAGAGTAGCCGATTTGTTGAAAGACCGTGCTTTGCTTGAATTGGCTCGTAGAGAAGCTTTTGATTTGGTAGCAGAGGATCCCTACCTTTCTCAAGAGCCTGAACTTTATTCTCATGTCCTTCAGACAGTAGGGAAATATTTGGATCTGGCGGGTATCGCATGA
- a CDS encoding regulatory protein RecX, with product MTVLYNFERYVLRLLARGAYTCWQIRDKLMKKGATEDVAQQLVEKYTELGFLDDEAYSILFIASHTSWGDRKLHDELHRRGVHRDLILKVLEEAEPDEESRACSLVIEWSSQGIVSEKIRGRLIRRGFSLHSVRKALERTCEPFY from the coding sequence ATGACAGTGTTGTATAATTTTGAAAGATATGTTCTCCGACTATTGGCGCGGGGGGCGTATACATGTTGGCAGATTCGAGATAAACTCATGAAGAAAGGAGCTACAGAAGACGTAGCTCAGCAACTTGTGGAAAAATATACAGAACTTGGCTTTTTGGATGATGAGGCCTATAGTATTCTTTTCATAGCATCTCATACCAGTTGGGGAGATAGAAAGTTACACGATGAACTCCACAGGCGAGGAGTCCATCGTGATTTAATTTTGAAAGTGCTGGAGGAAGCGGAACCCGACGAAGAAAGCCGGGCTTGCAGCTTGGTAATAGAATGGAGTTCTCAGGGTATAGTCTCTGAAAAAATACGAGGAAGGCTGATTCGGAGAGGTTTTTCTCTTCATTCCGTTAGAAAAGCTTTGGAAAGGACTTGTGAGCCCTTCTATTGA
- the rny gene encoding ribonuclease Y, whose translation MQIMTAILGIAAGLAAGVAAGFMLSKTIGAKHLENAKLQAEALLKEALQEGEQRKREKLTEAREEAYRLRQEVERENKDRRAELQRAERRLEQKEENLDKKIDRVSHKEEELRLRREDLEKKIAELDTLRQKQVVRLEEIAQMSQEEAREILLVQTEDNMQHDLGMLVKDLEERARRDAEKKAKEIIVTAVQRCSVDQTSEVAVSVVPLPSDEMKGRIIGREGRNIRSFETLTGVDLIVDDTPEAVTLSSFDPVRREVARLSLERLVADGRIHPARIEELVEKATKDVEEQILEAGETALLETGVKNMHDDLVHLIGQLKYRYSYGQNALQHSLEVAHLAGIMAAELGFDEELARRAGLLHDIGKAVDHQVEGPHALIGADIAKRYNEAPEVVNAIAAHHEDVEQNTVYDVIIAAADAVSASRPGARRESLDAYIKRLEKLEEVAKSFKGVSKAFAIQAGREVRVVVSPNVTDEGVVYKLAYDIARKIEEEMKYPGQIKVTVTREIRATEYAK comes from the coding sequence ATGCAAATTATGACTGCAATTTTAGGAATAGCTGCAGGCCTGGCTGCTGGTGTTGCGGCTGGGTTTATGCTTTCGAAAACTATTGGAGCAAAACACCTTGAAAATGCTAAACTTCAGGCGGAAGCGCTCTTAAAAGAGGCTTTACAAGAAGGGGAACAGCGGAAGCGTGAAAAATTGACGGAAGCGAGAGAAGAGGCTTATCGGCTCCGTCAGGAAGTGGAAAGGGAAAATAAGGATCGTCGAGCCGAGTTGCAGCGGGCGGAGCGGCGCCTTGAGCAGAAAGAGGAGAATCTCGATAAAAAAATTGATCGGGTTTCTCACAAGGAAGAAGAGCTTCGGCTTCGCCGAGAGGATCTTGAAAAAAAGATAGCTGAACTTGATACCTTGAGACAGAAACAGGTCGTTCGTCTGGAAGAGATTGCACAAATGTCTCAGGAAGAGGCGCGAGAGATATTGTTGGTCCAGACTGAAGACAACATGCAGCACGATCTCGGCATGTTGGTAAAAGACCTTGAAGAGAGGGCTCGACGAGACGCAGAAAAGAAAGCCAAAGAGATTATTGTTACGGCAGTTCAGCGATGTTCTGTAGATCAGACCTCTGAAGTGGCTGTAAGTGTTGTGCCCCTGCCTTCCGACGAGATGAAAGGACGTATTATTGGCCGTGAAGGGCGTAACATTCGTTCTTTCGAGACGTTAACAGGCGTAGATCTTATTGTTGATGATACTCCTGAGGCTGTGACGTTGAGCAGTTTTGACCCTGTACGCAGAGAAGTTGCCCGTCTCTCTTTGGAACGGCTTGTGGCTGATGGCAGAATTCATCCAGCCCGTATTGAAGAGCTGGTAGAGAAGGCCACAAAAGATGTGGAAGAGCAGATTCTGGAGGCTGGCGAAACAGCCCTTCTCGAAACAGGGGTTAAGAATATGCACGATGATCTTGTACATCTTATTGGGCAGTTGAAATACCGCTATAGTTACGGGCAAAACGCATTGCAGCATAGCTTGGAGGTCGCTCATTTGGCGGGTATCATGGCGGCAGAGCTTGGTTTTGATGAGGAATTGGCTCGTCGTGCAGGATTGCTTCATGATATAGGAAAGGCTGTGGACCACCAGGTAGAAGGGCCTCACGCTCTGATCGGTGCTGACATAGCTAAGCGTTACAATGAGGCTCCAGAAGTGGTTAACGCTATAGCAGCTCACCATGAAGATGTGGAACAGAATACTGTATATGATGTTATTATCGCTGCTGCTGACGCTGTAAGCGCTTCTCGTCCCGGAGCACGAAGAGAAAGTCTCGATGCGTATATTAAGCGACTTGAAAAACTAGAGGAAGTTGCCAAGTCCTTTAAAGGGGTTAGCAAAGCTTTCGCTATTCAGGCTGGGCGCGAAGTACGCGTTGTGGTCTCTCCGAATGTAACAGATGAGGGTGTAGTCTATAAATTAGCCTACGATATTGCCCGAAAAATAGAAGAAGAAATGAAATATCCAGGGCAAATCAAAGTGACCGTTACGCGAGAAATACGAGCTACAGAATATGCAAAGTAG
- a CDS encoding TIGR00282 family metallophosphoesterase — translation MRILFIGDIVGRPGRKTLSILLPQLKKEFAKIDFIIVNGENAAAGKGLTEKIMNDLFDMGVDGITSGNHIWDRSDFYSVLDEEIRVVRPANYPPGCPGQGVSVLSKNGKRLALLNLQGRVFMPDLDCPFRKADEILEELNGVPVLVDFHAEATSEKRVLGFYLDGRVSAFLGTHTHVQTADEEILPDGTAYISDVGMTGAHRSAIGMTLESVLPRFLTALPSRFQVAEDDLRLCAVLIDVEEETGKALSIQRIMRFLPKED, via the coding sequence ATGAGAATACTATTTATAGGAGACATAGTAGGACGCCCAGGTCGAAAGACCTTGTCAATTTTGTTACCCCAACTGAAAAAAGAGTTTGCGAAAATTGATTTTATTATTGTGAATGGAGAGAATGCTGCGGCAGGAAAAGGTCTGACAGAAAAGATAATGAATGATCTTTTTGATATGGGAGTCGATGGGATTACCTCGGGGAACCATATATGGGATCGTTCAGACTTCTATTCTGTTCTGGATGAAGAAATTCGGGTAGTACGACCTGCCAACTATCCCCCGGGATGTCCCGGACAAGGGGTTAGTGTGCTATCTAAAAATGGGAAGAGATTAGCTCTCTTAAACCTCCAGGGGAGGGTTTTTATGCCCGATCTGGATTGTCCATTTCGCAAGGCTGATGAAATTCTAGAAGAGCTGAATGGAGTTCCTGTCCTTGTAGATTTTCATGCAGAGGCTACTTCTGAGAAGAGAGTTTTGGGTTTCTATCTAGATGGGAGAGTTTCAGCTTTCCTCGGAACCCACACTCATGTTCAGACTGCAGATGAAGAAATTTTACCCGATGGAACAGCTTATATATCGGATGTGGGTATGACAGGTGCTCACCGAAGTGCTATCGGAATGACTCTTGAAAGCGTTCTTCCTCGTTTCTTGACAGCGCTTCCCTCTCGATTCCAGGTGGCGGAGGATGATCTTCGTCTCTGCGCTGTGCTTATTGATGTGGAAGAAGAAACAGGAAAAGCTCTTTCTATACAGAGAATCATGAGATTTCTGCCAAAAGAAGACTAA
- the hypE gene encoding hydrogenase expression/formation protein HypE — MEKITLGHGSGGRLTQNLIEAILGAFSSKDTVPELEDCALVWEKYGITIDSFTVSPREFPGGDIGELAICGSANDLAVRGVRPQFIAMSVVAEEGLPISELARYMESAAHICHHLDIKLVAGDTKVVPKGHVEGLFITTCAVGEQVTSYPLGMDRLKPGDSIIVSTSIGRHGATIGASRFDLTPEGLESDCAPLWNMLEPLLDIEGLRCMRDCTRGGLGTVMCEWAEGRKIGIELVEKNIPIRETVQSVCDILGFDPLYLACEGCAAIAVDPSQTQDILRQLHAHPLCKEASLIGTVTEEHPGMVALITEIGGMRVVDMPVGEMLPRIC; from the coding sequence TTGGAAAAAATTACCCTTGGCCACGGAAGCGGAGGACGCTTAACTCAAAACCTAATAGAAGCTATTCTCGGTGCATTCTCCTCTAAGGATACAGTTCCCGAGCTTGAGGATTGTGCGTTAGTGTGGGAGAAATATGGCATCACTATCGATAGTTTCACCGTGTCTCCTCGTGAGTTTCCCGGGGGGGATATTGGAGAATTGGCCATATGCGGCAGTGCAAACGATTTAGCCGTTCGGGGCGTTCGTCCCCAATTCATCGCCATGAGCGTAGTGGCAGAAGAGGGGCTTCCTATATCAGAACTTGCGCGATACATGGAAAGTGCCGCCCATATTTGTCATCATCTTGATATCAAGCTCGTAGCGGGGGATACAAAAGTTGTCCCAAAAGGACACGTAGAAGGGCTTTTCATTACTACTTGTGCTGTAGGAGAACAGGTTACCTCCTACCCGCTGGGAATGGATCGCCTTAAGCCAGGGGATAGCATTATTGTTTCCACCTCTATCGGCCGACATGGCGCAACAATCGGTGCGAGTCGTTTTGATTTGACGCCAGAGGGGCTTGAGAGTGATTGCGCTCCTTTATGGAATATGCTGGAACCCCTCCTGGACATAGAGGGGCTTCGATGTATGCGAGATTGCACTCGGGGTGGTCTTGGCACTGTTATGTGCGAATGGGCGGAAGGTCGAAAGATAGGGATTGAGCTTGTAGAAAAAAACATCCCTATCCGAGAGACAGTGCAGTCTGTCTGCGATATTTTAGGTTTTGATCCTCTCTATCTCGCTTGTGAAGGATGTGCAGCCATAGCCGTGGATCCTTCTCAGACTCAAGACATTTTGAGGCAATTGCATGCCCATCCTCTCTGCAAAGAGGCATCCCTTATAGGAACGGTTACAGAGGAGCACCCGGGGATGGTGGCTCTCATAACAGAGATAGGCGGGATGCGTGTTGTCGACATGCCTGTAGGGGAGATGCTCCCCCGCATTTGTTGA